The following coding sequences lie in one Arachis ipaensis cultivar K30076 chromosome B03, Araip1.1, whole genome shotgun sequence genomic window:
- the LOC107629624 gene encoding alcohol dehydrogenase-like 2, whose product MTSTSQVITCKAAVCWKVGEGVKIEEIQVDPPKATEVRLKMLCSSICHTDISSIQGTPMFNFYPLALGHEGVGVVESVGDEVKSLKGGDMVIPIFVGECKECENCISGKSNLCMTYPLSLTGLMPDNTSRMSCRGQRLYHPSSCATWSEYTVIDVNYLVKVDPSINPAHASFISCGFSTGYGAAWKEAKVESGSSVAVFGLGAVGLGAISAAKMLGATKIIGIDINDMKREKGEAFGMTHFINSSNSDKSPSELVKELSDGLGVDFSFECTGVGPLLTESLEATKVGSGKTITLGVGTEPFVSFGLFSILFGRTLKGSIFGGLKSISDLPIIADKCIKQEFPLQELFTHEVQLTDIEQAFELLKQPTCVKVVIKI is encoded by the exons ATGACAAGCACTTCTCAAGTTATTACATGCAAAG CTGCAGTATGTTGGAAGGTTGGAGAGGGTGTGAAGATTGAAGAGATTCAAGTTGATCCACCAAAAGCAACTGAAGTTCGACTTAAGATGCTTTGTTCTAGCATCTGCCACACTGATATTTCAAGCATTCAAGGAACTCCTATG TTTAATTTTTATCCTCTAGCACTTGGACACGAAGGAGTTGG GGTTGTAGAAAGTGTTGGGGATGAAGTAAAGAGTTTGAAAGGAGGTGATATGGTGATTCCAATATTTGTAGGAGAGTGCAAAGAATGTGAGAATTGCATTTCAGGAAAATCAAATTTGTGCATGACATATCCTTTGAGCCTAACTGGCTTGATGCCAGATAACACTTCAAGGATGTCCTGCAGAGGCCAGAGGCTATACCACCCTTCGAGCTGTGCCACGTGGTCCGAGTACACGGTTATCGATGTTAACTACCTTGTTAAGGTTGATCCAAGCATTAATCCCGCTCATGCCAGTTTCATATCATGTGGGTTCTCAACTGGCTATGGAGCTGCATGGAAGGAAGCCAAGGTTGAAAGTGGATCAAGTGTTGCTGTCTTTGGTCTTGGTGCTGTTGGATTAGGG GCTATAAGTGCAGCAAAAATGTTGGGGGCAACTAAGATAATAGGGATTGACATAAATGATATGAAGAGAGAAAAAGGTGAAGCTTTTGGAATGACTCACTTTATAAATTCAAGTAATTCTGATAAATCTCCTTCAGAATTGGTTAAAGAATTGAGTGATGGACTTGGTGTGGATTTTTCATTTGAGTGCACTGGAGTTGGCCCTTTGCTTACTGAATCATTAGAAGCTACAAAAGTG GGATCAGGTAAAACAATAACACTTGGTGTAGGAACTGAACCTTTTGTATCATTTGGTCTGTTTTCTATTCTTTTTGGAAGAACTTTGAAAGGATCAATATTTGGTGGGTTAAAATCCATATCAGACCTACCCATCATAGCTGACAAATGCATTAAACAG GAATTCCCTCTTCAAGAACTATTCACCCACGAGGTTCAATTAACAGATATAGAACAAGCATTTGAGCTGTTGAAACAACCCACTTGTGTGAAAGTTGTCATCAAGATATGA
- the LOC107629622 gene encoding alcohol dehydrogenase-like 1 gives MTNTSQIITCKAVVCWKVGEGVKIEEIQVDPPKSTEVRLKMLCSSICHTDITSIQGTPLFKFYPLALGHEGIGVVESVGDEVKSVKEGDMVIPVFVGECKECENCISEKSNLCMTYPVRLTGLMLDNTSRMSCRGHRLYHTLSCATWSEYTVIDVNYLVKVDPSINPAHGSFISCGFSSGYGAAWKEAKVESGSSVAVFGLGAVGLGVISAAKMMGATKIIGIDKNDMKREKGEAFGMTHFINPSNSGKSSSALVKELSGGMGVDYSFECTGVGPLLTESLEATKMGTGKAITLGSGTEPYVPFDPFSILFGRILKGSIFGGLKSTSDLPIIANKCIKQEFPLQELFTHEVKLTDIEQAFELLKQPNCVKVVIQI, from the exons ATGACAAACACTTCTCAAATTATTACATGCAAAG CTGTAGTATGTTGGAAGGTTGGAGAGGGTGTGAAGATTGAAGAGATTCAAGTTGATCCACCAAAATCAACTGAAGTTCGACTTAAGATGCTTTGTTCTAGCATTTGCCACACTGATATCACAAGCATTCAAGGAACTCCTCTA TTTAAGTTTTATCCTCTAGCACTTGGACATGAAGGAATTGG GGTTGTAGAATCTGTTGGAGATGAAGTGAAGAGTGTGAAAGAAGGCGATATGGTGATTCCAGTATTTGTAGGAGAGTGCAAAGAATGTGAGAATTGCATTTCAGAAAAATCAAATCTGTGCATGACATATCCTGTGAGGCTGACTGGCTTGATGCTGGATAACACTTCAAGAATGTCATGCAGAGGACACAGGCTATACCACACTTTGAGTTGTGCCACGTGGTCCGAGTACACGGTTATCGATGTTAACTACCTTGTCAAGGTTGATCCAAGCATTAATCCAGCTCATGGCAGCTTCATCTCATGTGGCTTCTCCTCTGGCTATGGAGCTGCATGGAAAGAAGCCAAGGTTGAAAGTGGATCAAGTGTTGCTGTCTTTGGTCTTGGTGCTGTTGGATTAGGG GTTATAAGTGCAGCAAAAATGATGGGGGCAACTAAGATAATAGGGATTGACAAAAATGATATGAAGAGAGAAAAGGGTGAAGCTTTTGGAATGACTCATTTTATAAATCCAAGTAATTCTGGTAAATCTTCTTCAGCATTGGTGAAGGAACTAAGTGGTGGAATGGGTGTGGATTATTCCTTTGAGTGCACTGGAGTTGGCCCTTTGCTTACTGAATCATTAGAAGCTACAAAAATG GGAACAGGTAAAGCAATAACACTTGGTTCAGGAACTGAACCTTATGTACCATTTGATCCCTTTTCTATTCTTTTTGGAAGAATTTTGAAAGGATCAATATTTGGGGGGTTAAAATCCACGTCAGACCTACCCATCATAGCTAACAAATGTATTAAACAG GAGTTTCCTCTTCAAGAACTGTTCACCCATGAAGTCAAATTAACAGATATAGAACAAGCATTTGAGTTATTGAAACAACCCAATTGTGTAAAAGTTGTCATCCAGATATAA
- the LOC107629621 gene encoding alcohol dehydrogenase-like 5, with protein sequence MTSTSQVITCKAAVCWKVGEGVKVEEIQVDPPKATEVRLKMLCSSICHTDISSIQGSPMFNFYPLALGHEGVGVVETVGDEVKNVKEGDTVIPTYIEECQECENCISGKSNLCMTCPVRLTGLMPDNTSRMSCRGQRLYHPSSCATWSEYTVIDAKLLVKVDPSIDPAHASFISCGFSTGYGAAWKEAKVESGSSVAVFGLGAVGLGVISAAKMLGATKIIGIDINDMKREKGEAFGMTRFINPNNSDKSSSALVKELSGGMGVDYSFECTGVDPLLTESLEATKVGSGKTIILGLGNEPYVSLGLFTIAFGRTLKGSMFGGLKPKSDLPLIADKCINQEFPLQELFTHEVQLTDIEQAFELLKQPNCVKVVIKI encoded by the exons ATGACAAGCACCTCTCAAGTTATTACATGCAAAG CTGCAGTATGCTGGAAGGTTGGAGAGGGTGTGAAGGTTGAAGAGATTCAAGTTGATCCACCAAAAGCAACTGAAGTTCGACTTAAGATGCTTTGTTCTAGCATCTGCCACACTGATATCTCAAGCATTCAAGGATCTCCTATG TTTAATTTTTATCCACTAGCACTTGGACATGAAGGAGTTGG GGTTGTAGAAACTGTTGGGGATGAAGTCAAGAATGTGAAAGAAGGCGATACAGTGATTCCAACATACATAGAAGAGTGCCAAGAATGTGAGAATTGCATTTCAGGGAAATCAAATTTGTGCATGACATGTCCTGTGAGGCTGACTGGCTTGATGCCAGATAACACTTCAAGGATGTCCTGCAGAGGCCAGAGGCTATACCACCCTTCGAGTTGTGCCACGTGGTCCGAGTACACGGTTATTGATGCTAAATTGCTGGTCAAAGTTGATCCAAGCATTGATCCAGCCCATGCCAGTTTCATCTCATGTGGGTTCTCAACTGGCTATGGAGCTGCATGGAAGGAAGCCAAGGTTGAAAGTGGATCAAGTGTTGCTGTCTTTGGTCTTGGTGCTGTTGGATTAGGG GTTATAAGTGCAGCAAAAATGTTGGGGGCAACTAAGATAATAGGGATTGACATAAATGATATGAAGAGAGAAAAGGGTGAAGCTTTTGGAATGACTCGCTTTATAAATCCAAATAATTCTGATAAATCTTCTTCAGCATTGGTGAAGGAACTAAGTGGTGGAATGGGTGTGGATTATTCCTTTGAGTGCACTGGAGTTGACCCTTTGCTTACTGAATCATTAGAAGCTACAAAAGTG GGTTCAGGTAAAACAATAATACTTGGTTTAGGAAATGAACCCTATGTATCATTAGGTCTGTTTACTATTGCTTTTGGGAGAACTTTGAAAGGGTCGATGTTTGGTGGGCTAAAACCTAAATCGGACCTACCTCTCATAGCTGACAAATGCATTAATCAG
- the LOC107629619 gene encoding alcohol dehydrogenase-like 2 isoform X2, giving the protein MKKLQLQVLIKMATTSQVITCKGVVCWGGGEAVRLEEIEVDPPKSTEIRVKMLCSSICHTDIKRIRGSPVVKYPLAVGHEGVGVVESVGEEVKNLKEGDMVIPTFIGECKQCEICISGKSNLCMTNPLMLNGLMRDNTSRLSCKGKRLHHIFSCATWSEYMVVDANYAFKVDPSIDLAHASFISCGFSTGYGAAWKEAKVESGSSVAVFGLGAVGLGAISGAKMMGATKIIGIDKNDMKREKGEIFGMTHFINPSDSDMPPSELVKELSDGRMGVDYSFECTGISHLIIESLQATKVGTGKTIVIGAPTEPIEPFGFASILKGKTLKGSIFGGLKANSDLSIIADKCHKREFPLEELYTHEVQLADINQAFELLKQPNCVKVVIKI; this is encoded by the exons atgaaaaa ATTACAGCTTCAAGTTTTAATTAAAATGGCTACCACTTCACAAGTTATTACCTGCAAAG GAGTAGTGTGCTGGGGAGGTGGAGAGGCTGTAAGATTAGAAGAGATTGAAGTTGATCCACCAAAATCAACTGAAATTCGAGTTAAGATGCTTTGTTCCAGCATCTGCCACACTGATATCAAAAGAATTAGAGGATCCCCAGTA GTGAAGTATCCTCTTGCTGTTGGACATGAAGGAGTCGG TGTTGTAGAGAGTGTTGGAGAGGAAGTGAAAAATCTAAAAGAAGGGGATATGGTGATTCCAACGTTCATAGGAGAGTGCAAACAATGTGAGATTTGCATTTCAGGAAAATCCAATTTGTGCATGACAAACCCTTTAATGCTGAATGGATTGATGAGAGACAACACTTCAAGGTTGTCCTGCAAAGGCAAAAGGCTTCACCATATTTTCAGTTGTGCCACTTGGTCAGAGTACATGGTTGTTGATGCCAACTATGCTTTTAAAGTTGATCCAAGCATTGACCTAGCACATGCCAGTTTCATCTCATGTGGCTTTTCAACTGGTTATGGTGCTGCTTGGAAGGAAGCTAAGGTTGAAAGTGGATCAAGTGTTGCTGTTTTTGGTCTTGGCGCTGTTGGATTGGGG GCCATCAGCGGAGCAAAAATGATGGGAGCAACTAAGATAATAGGGATTGACAAAAATGAtatgaaaagagaaaaaggagaaatttttggaaTGACTCACTTTATAAATCCTAGTGATTCTGATATGCCTCCATCAGAATTGGTGAAAGAATTGAGTGATGGAAGAATGGGTGTGGATTATTCTTTTGAGTGCACTGGAATCAGCCATTTGATTATTGAGTCCCTACAAGCCACAAAAGTG GGAACAGGTAAAACAATTGTAATTGGTGCACCAACTGAACCAATTGAGCCATTTGGTTTTGCTTCAATCCTTAAAGGCAAGACTTTGAAAGGTTCTATCTTTGGAGGGTTAAAAGCAAATTCAGACCTTTCCATTATAGCTGACAAATGCCACAAAAGG GAATTTCCTCTTGAAGAATTATACACTCATGAGGTTCAATTGGCAGATATAAATCAAGCATTTGAGCTTTTGAAACAGCCCAATTGTGTGAAAGTTGTCATCAAGATATGA
- the LOC107629619 gene encoding alcohol dehydrogenase-like 2 isoform X1, with product MFQRLQLQVLIKMATTSQVITCKGVVCWGGGEAVRLEEIEVDPPKSTEIRVKMLCSSICHTDIKRIRGSPVVKYPLAVGHEGVGVVESVGEEVKNLKEGDMVIPTFIGECKQCEICISGKSNLCMTNPLMLNGLMRDNTSRLSCKGKRLHHIFSCATWSEYMVVDANYAFKVDPSIDLAHASFISCGFSTGYGAAWKEAKVESGSSVAVFGLGAVGLGAISGAKMMGATKIIGIDKNDMKREKGEIFGMTHFINPSDSDMPPSELVKELSDGRMGVDYSFECTGISHLIIESLQATKVGTGKTIVIGAPTEPIEPFGFASILKGKTLKGSIFGGLKANSDLSIIADKCHKREFPLEELYTHEVQLADINQAFELLKQPNCVKVVIKI from the exons Atgtttcagag ATTACAGCTTCAAGTTTTAATTAAAATGGCTACCACTTCACAAGTTATTACCTGCAAAG GAGTAGTGTGCTGGGGAGGTGGAGAGGCTGTAAGATTAGAAGAGATTGAAGTTGATCCACCAAAATCAACTGAAATTCGAGTTAAGATGCTTTGTTCCAGCATCTGCCACACTGATATCAAAAGAATTAGAGGATCCCCAGTA GTGAAGTATCCTCTTGCTGTTGGACATGAAGGAGTCGG TGTTGTAGAGAGTGTTGGAGAGGAAGTGAAAAATCTAAAAGAAGGGGATATGGTGATTCCAACGTTCATAGGAGAGTGCAAACAATGTGAGATTTGCATTTCAGGAAAATCCAATTTGTGCATGACAAACCCTTTAATGCTGAATGGATTGATGAGAGACAACACTTCAAGGTTGTCCTGCAAAGGCAAAAGGCTTCACCATATTTTCAGTTGTGCCACTTGGTCAGAGTACATGGTTGTTGATGCCAACTATGCTTTTAAAGTTGATCCAAGCATTGACCTAGCACATGCCAGTTTCATCTCATGTGGCTTTTCAACTGGTTATGGTGCTGCTTGGAAGGAAGCTAAGGTTGAAAGTGGATCAAGTGTTGCTGTTTTTGGTCTTGGCGCTGTTGGATTGGGG GCCATCAGCGGAGCAAAAATGATGGGAGCAACTAAGATAATAGGGATTGACAAAAATGAtatgaaaagagaaaaaggagaaatttttggaaTGACTCACTTTATAAATCCTAGTGATTCTGATATGCCTCCATCAGAATTGGTGAAAGAATTGAGTGATGGAAGAATGGGTGTGGATTATTCTTTTGAGTGCACTGGAATCAGCCATTTGATTATTGAGTCCCTACAAGCCACAAAAGTG GGAACAGGTAAAACAATTGTAATTGGTGCACCAACTGAACCAATTGAGCCATTTGGTTTTGCTTCAATCCTTAAAGGCAAGACTTTGAAAGGTTCTATCTTTGGAGGGTTAAAAGCAAATTCAGACCTTTCCATTATAGCTGACAAATGCCACAAAAGG GAATTTCCTCTTGAAGAATTATACACTCATGAGGTTCAATTGGCAGATATAAATCAAGCATTTGAGCTTTTGAAACAGCCCAATTGTGTGAAAGTTGTCATCAAGATATGA
- the LOC107629623 gene encoding alcohol dehydrogenase-like 1 produces MTNTSKVITCKGAVCWGAGEAVRLEEIQVDPPKANEVRVKMICASICHTDITTIQGLLPFFRYPIALGHEGVGVVESVGDGVTNLKEGDMVIPTYIGECQECENCISGKSNLCLTYPMRMSALMPDNTSRLSCKGNSLYYCLTFATWSEYTVIDVNYLIKVDPIINPAHASFISCGFSTGYGAAWREAKVESGSSVVVFGLGAVGLGAISGAKMLGARKIIGIDTNNLKREKGEAFGMTHFINPNDSDKSPSTLVKELSDGFGVDYSFECTGVAPLLTECLEATKMGSGKAISIGAGNEATVPLGQFSLLFGRTLKGSIFGGLKAISDLSIIADKCLKQEFPLEELHTHEVQLEDVNEAFELLKQPNCVKIVIKM; encoded by the exons ATGACAAACACTTCAAAGGTTATTACATGCAAAG GTGCTGTTTGTTGGGGTGCTGGTGAAGCTGTGAGATTAGAAGAGATACAAGTTGATCCACCAAAAGCAAATGAAGTTCGAGTCAAGATGATTTGTGCTAGCATCTGCCACACTGATATCACCACCATTCAAGGATTATTACCATTT TTTCGTTATCCAATAGCTCTTGGTCACGAAGGAGTTGG GGTTGTGGAATCAGTTGGAGATGGAGTGACAAATCTAAAAGAAGGGGATATGGTGATTCCAACATACATAGGAGAGTGCCAAGAATGTGAGAATTGCATTTCAGGAAAATCAAACTTGTGCTTAACATATCCTATGAGGATGAGTGCCTTGATGCCAGATAACACTTCAAGATTGTCCTGCAAAGGCAACAGCTTATATTACTGTTTAACTTTCGCCACGTGGTCCGAGTACACGGTTATCGATGTTAACTACCTTATTAAGGTTGATCCAATCATTAATCCAGCTCATGCCAGCTTCATCTCATGTGGATTCTCAACTGGCTATGGAGCTGCATGGAGAGAAGCCAAAGTTGAAAGTGGATCAAGTGTTGTTGTTTTTGGTCTTGGTGCTGTTGGATTAGGG GCTATAAGTGGAGCAAAAATGTTGGGGGCAAGAAAGATAATAGGAATTGACACAAATAACTTGAAGAGAGAAAAAGGAGAAGCATTTGGAATGACTCACTTTATAAATCCAAATGATTCTGATAAATCTCCTTCAACATTGGTGAAAGAATTGAGTGATGGATTTGGTGTGGATTATTCATTTGAGTGCACTGGAGTTGCCCCTTTGCTCACTGAATGCTTAGAAGCCACAAAAATG GGAAGTGGCAAGGCAATATCAATTGGAGCAGGAAATGAAGCTACTGTGCCTCTTGGTCAATTTTCACTTCTTTTTGGCAGAACTTTGAAAGGTTCTATTTTTGGAGGGCTTAAAGCCATTTCAGATCTTTCTATTATAGCTGACAAGTGCCTCAAGCAG GAGTTTCCTCTTGAAGAATTACACACCCATGAGGTCCAATTGGAAGATGTAAACGAAGCATTTGAGTTGTTGAAACAGCCCAACTGTGTGAAAATTGTCATCAAGAtgtga
- the LOC107629619 gene encoding alcohol dehydrogenase-like 2 isoform X3: protein MATTSQVITCKGVVCWGGGEAVRLEEIEVDPPKSTEIRVKMLCSSICHTDIKRIRGSPVVKYPLAVGHEGVGVVESVGEEVKNLKEGDMVIPTFIGECKQCEICISGKSNLCMTNPLMLNGLMRDNTSRLSCKGKRLHHIFSCATWSEYMVVDANYAFKVDPSIDLAHASFISCGFSTGYGAAWKEAKVESGSSVAVFGLGAVGLGAISGAKMMGATKIIGIDKNDMKREKGEIFGMTHFINPSDSDMPPSELVKELSDGRMGVDYSFECTGISHLIIESLQATKVGTGKTIVIGAPTEPIEPFGFASILKGKTLKGSIFGGLKANSDLSIIADKCHKREFPLEELYTHEVQLADINQAFELLKQPNCVKVVIKI from the exons ATGGCTACCACTTCACAAGTTATTACCTGCAAAG GAGTAGTGTGCTGGGGAGGTGGAGAGGCTGTAAGATTAGAAGAGATTGAAGTTGATCCACCAAAATCAACTGAAATTCGAGTTAAGATGCTTTGTTCCAGCATCTGCCACACTGATATCAAAAGAATTAGAGGATCCCCAGTA GTGAAGTATCCTCTTGCTGTTGGACATGAAGGAGTCGG TGTTGTAGAGAGTGTTGGAGAGGAAGTGAAAAATCTAAAAGAAGGGGATATGGTGATTCCAACGTTCATAGGAGAGTGCAAACAATGTGAGATTTGCATTTCAGGAAAATCCAATTTGTGCATGACAAACCCTTTAATGCTGAATGGATTGATGAGAGACAACACTTCAAGGTTGTCCTGCAAAGGCAAAAGGCTTCACCATATTTTCAGTTGTGCCACTTGGTCAGAGTACATGGTTGTTGATGCCAACTATGCTTTTAAAGTTGATCCAAGCATTGACCTAGCACATGCCAGTTTCATCTCATGTGGCTTTTCAACTGGTTATGGTGCTGCTTGGAAGGAAGCTAAGGTTGAAAGTGGATCAAGTGTTGCTGTTTTTGGTCTTGGCGCTGTTGGATTGGGG GCCATCAGCGGAGCAAAAATGATGGGAGCAACTAAGATAATAGGGATTGACAAAAATGAtatgaaaagagaaaaaggagaaatttttggaaTGACTCACTTTATAAATCCTAGTGATTCTGATATGCCTCCATCAGAATTGGTGAAAGAATTGAGTGATGGAAGAATGGGTGTGGATTATTCTTTTGAGTGCACTGGAATCAGCCATTTGATTATTGAGTCCCTACAAGCCACAAAAGTG GGAACAGGTAAAACAATTGTAATTGGTGCACCAACTGAACCAATTGAGCCATTTGGTTTTGCTTCAATCCTTAAAGGCAAGACTTTGAAAGGTTCTATCTTTGGAGGGTTAAAAGCAAATTCAGACCTTTCCATTATAGCTGACAAATGCCACAAAAGG GAATTTCCTCTTGAAGAATTATACACTCATGAGGTTCAATTGGCAGATATAAATCAAGCATTTGAGCTTTTGAAACAGCCCAATTGTGTGAAAGTTGTCATCAAGATATGA